The DNA region GGCCTTGTTTTCTTCACTTATGTTTTCTTGTGGATTGTGTGTCTGAGGATTAAGTACTTCAGTGTTATTTGCACTATTGCATTGGTTTGTATTTGCagatttgttgattttgttgttgttgttgtcgtgaATGTGTTTAGAGGTATTTGTGGAAGTCACAGTACCACTGCCGTTGTTCTCTTTTATCATGCTGTTTTTTGTTGCAGTCATAGAGGAGGAGGTGGTGTTAATGACAATGTCTCCCTTTTGTGAAGAGTCTTTGTCAGATGTCTTACCGACGAAAGACTCGTTGTTAGCTGCGCGGTTCCTGTCCTCATTCCACTTTTTTAGGACTGTTTCCATGGTTCCTGTGTGGGGTTCTGTGGAGGCAATGGAGTTACTTCTCCTTCGCTGCATGGCCTGACTATGATTCATCACATGTTGCTGGACGATTGCCAAAAGACCTTTTCCGACACCAGGCTCACAGGTTGCCCTCTCAGCATCTTTCAACTTTGGCATGTCCGGGGAAACAGGCTGGGTCTTCAGCACCAGTTCGTCATGTGTATCGCATTTGATAGTCAGAGGAGATGGCGACGGACACCTCCTGACTGGATTGGGTGTCAACGCGTTTAGCACGTCTCCAATGGAGCCTCTCCTGGTGAGACACGGACTCTTCATTATTCTACCGAATAAGtcgtctttttctttatttacactGCTGACTTCGTGCTTCTCTTTTTTAGCTTCAGATCCTAAAGACTTTTTTGTATCGCTAGCTTTAAATGATACACGGTCAGCAATTGAGGACAGTGAGTTGAGGAGGTCTCCGGAAGTCCTTCTTTTCAGTGATACTGGCGAATTATTTGCTTTACCCAATGCATCTGTAATTTTCACGCTAGAGTGCTTCTCATTTACAGACACTTTTGGGGAATATTTTCCGGAGTTCACCGGAAAAAGTGATCTAGACTGATCTTTCATTTGGGTCTCTGCATTTAGTGAAATATACTCTGGCCTGAGCTCTTCATCCTTACCCATTCCTTGCAgaccattttcttttcttgtatcAAAGTTTGGTGATAATGACTTCAGAAGATCACTCAAAGACCCCCTTCTCGTTATATGAGGAGATACAAGAATCTTCCCAagcatttcttctttttttccggCAGTCTTGGGGGTTGGGCAGTGCAACCCATGATTTGTCCCTTCATTACCATCGTTAATGTCTGGAAATATTTCCAAACCATTCTGGCTAGACGATCTACTCGCACGACTACTAGACCGGCTGCTCTCAGTTATGGGAGTCAAGGAAGTGATTCGTTCCATCAGTTCTAGATCTTTCATGCTCCCTCGTCTTAATCGTTGAGATACCATAGGTGTGTCGACCTTGCGAAGAATGTCAGACAGAGCCAACTCTTCGTCACTAGTTTCTTTAGAACTCTCTTGGGGGGAAGAAGACCCAGTAGACGTGGGAGACAGATTGTTAACACTACAAAGATTTTCTTGGTCATCTGTGTACGACAAAACGTAGGTGGACACGGCCTCTATCAAATCTTCGCTTTCCTCACGAGAAAGAGATCGCTTAGAACGAGCGGTTTCAGATGAATTTGTTTCTGTCTCATTCACAATCGTAGCAGGTCGGATGCCGCTTTCATTACAGCATGGAGGGTTTGGAGGTTCGCTTGAAGATCGCggcttttctgtttttgcaaAGCTTCCAGTTGAGTGTCGTCGTTCGTCAGCCACGTGTTCCTCTTCGGGTTTCTCCGGAATATCTTGGAGGGTGTGTAGGAAGCGGACATCTGCAATACTATGTCTTCTTCGTCTGGGTCGGGACTTCAGATTGGCGTTGTTTCGAAGGAAGGTTCTTAAATCCATACCGCTACTGCAGCTTTCCACGCGATAAACGGTTGAACTCAGGAGTGTAAAGATACtctgttaaatgaaaaaaaattgaataaattgagAAAAGTTGTCATTCCTGTTATCACGAATAACAAAAGATTACAAACTGTGTGAATAAACATTTGTCTTTAAAAGGTGCTATTTACTTCGCTTTTCTCCCATAGGGTACAAGGAAGTTTTTGTCGCCAGTTTGAAGAGGAATTTTGGTCTAATATTCGACCAATATTTGTGATACGTTGTGAGCGAGAACACCAAATAACGAAACTCGGCATCTTGCTAATCCCTGCCCAACCTATCTTAATTAAGGACAACTTTAATTATCACATCCAATGCTGTGCAAATTTCACTTGATGCCTGGAGAATTGCAAAGCTAACGAGTTTACCCCATTTTTGGATCGCCCATCGATTTTTTGCAACTATTTCAAGAAGTATTTCTGTCAAGCTAGTATCCGTAGAAGGTACATTTCCTATGATTGCGTAAGATGAAGGGTCGTTTGAGATTATCACTGTCAGTCGCGGTCTCACGTGCAGCTTAACTCGAATAACTTATGATTTTTGCACTCACGTGCACGCTGATACAACATTCACTCACATACTCTCCACCAGAGATCTTTCTCTTACTTTTCAGTAAACTACCAGGAGAGATGGTTGTTTCGTGCACAATGCCTTTGATTACCACTGCTCTATTCGCATATTTAAGGTAAGCTTTACACACTTTAGTCAAGGAGGGACTTTAGGTCGCTCGTTAAACATAATCTCAGACAATCTGACAGTCATTGTTTTAACCACATGAAAAGTAGTCGAAGTAAGGGTCAATAGTCCCACATATAAAAGGTACAACTCCACTACTCAATATTTCAGAGTCAAATcggtatcaaaacaaagttacCTAAACTAGTCAATTTAGTCACATAAATTGGTTAGTGTGTTGAAACTTTTATCAGAAATAGAAATTGAATGATGGTAAATGAGCGAATAAGTTCAACTGATGTCTGAAGAATAAGTTTGGTAACGATGAGAGCACCaaattttttctcagaaaatacCGGTTTTTGAGATACCAAATGTATTGGGTATTTCACCATTGACTTTTCAGTGGACTCGTAACTTTAATGTTTATAAAGTAAACTTCATAGATATCAATGATTTCGAGAAAAACTCCTAAGTACTAATGgttatcgtttttcttttatcaagaACAAAGAGGGATTGCTTCTTTTCATCCCATACATTCCTTTATAATGATTATCAGTTTCATACAATACCGTAGAGAATTTGGCCCCTAGAGATGTTTATGATGCTCacaatcgaaaaaaaaaattataagcgCTCAGCTATCTGTAAAAGCTGGAACTCATGTTCACTCAACATTTAGAAAGAAGCAAGCCTGTTCCCTTAGAGATTCAAGGATGAAGTAGAACCAGCTTAAGCTTTGTTTGAGCTGGATAATACACCCTGTATGCTTTTTTGTAAAGGTTCTTTGTAATTAATGAAAGACCAACAACAGCGTATTGCATTCCTAAATCTTaaagttgtttatttacataatGCAGAAAGAACTCAATTTATCATAACTAAGTATGTTCTCTCTGTTCAACACCGACCTAGCGTCAAAAAGAGAGGCGTTTCTTCAAAGAAATGAACGCTCTACTGCGTTTTACAGTTATTATGTAATCAATGATATAATGAAAGATTGCAAGAAAATTATATAACAGTTAACCTTTGATGTATATAAAagatttaattcaatttctgCTTGTAGTACAATCTACTTTTCAATGCTACGTCAAGTAGAAAGAGTTAAATTTTGGTTTGTAGGATTTTTTTCACCAGATATTACAAACCGATTCTCGATTTGCCAGTAAGTGGAAACACGGTGCTATTAGAAGGTGAAGGGATCGAGGGCATGTCACTGATCATCACGTACAGAAGATCATTCCATTAGCTTTCGAGTCATTCGTTGATTTAGCAGAAAAATAGGCGAACGTGGTCATATTTCAGAGTCACTCAATACTAAAAGACGATTGGCATAGAAATATTTCACCAAACAGCTAAAGAACTGACTAACCTTTTCTTGCAAAAATTGTTCTAATGATATGAAAGTGCGGCAATTAACAAAGACTGCAGCGAAAATGAcgtgaaaatttcttgataaCTTTATTGATTTGGAGAGGCGAATCATACTTTGTGACAAATATGTGAAATTGACGTGTAGCGATGTTTGAATAGAGGCAttgacggtttttttttctaagttggAGAACAACAAGCTCGCCAGTCTCAACAAGTTCTTATGGACATACTATGATCGCTTTGAAGACCACAAAACTGCCAAAGGAACCTTTACTCTCTTGGACGAAATAAAAGATCGGAATAGAATGGGAAAAAGCTGTTGTTGAGTACAGGAAGGTGAAATAGTCGGCGAAATAGAAGGAGACTGCTCCTATTTTCATCCCAAgtcaaaacataacaaaacgtaataattataaacaaaaaccGTATGTTGTCAggtattaaaagaaataaaaagcaatGTAAAACAGTTGAAcacaaaaccttaaaaaatcGGTTGAGGCAAACAAAATGTCTTGTAAGGGAGTTCAAACGAATTTCTTGAAATATATGAAACTCTAAATTGGTTTTGTCTTGTAAATCATCCAGACTACGAATTCAATTCATTCGACAAAGATCACACCAGTTTGTCAATACTCCATCTCACATTCAAAAGCAAACCTTCCATTATTGTTGTTGAATTTTCGAATAATTGGCTCTGAAACTTCTTTTATCACTCTGGCTCATATGAAATCAGATGTTCTCACTCGTCCTTCACGACAAGCGAGGAGAGCCACGCTAGTGTAAGCGTGAaccttcaattttcaaaatcgcGACTCCAGTAGGAAGTGAAAGTAAATTCGCACCAAGTCAATAAGCAATATCAGTCTTTTACACCATTTGCACGAAATGTAGCGTTCCTTTTGCGACATTGgaaagtgagagaaaaaataaatcgCGATCTCAAATATATCATTAATTTGGTACGGTCATTGTAAAACTCTCCATTGAAGCTTTTAAGGCCAAATACTTCGTTTTCGAAGCGATGGTACCAAATAACCATGTCATTTTACACAGCTCTGTTGCTAAACTACATTCTGACAGTGGTAATTACTGCTCTCTATCAATAATGGTTTATCGATAGTTTATGTCTATTAAACAGTCGAAGCCTCATGTATTGGAAATATCGACTTGTAGTAAATTAAGCACTTACTTATGAAGTTCTCGTAGAAATCTTCTGGAATCTCTTCCTGGAAACATCCTTCAAGTAAACTGCACGCGCGAAGAGCCACTTTCGCGATTACATCTACGCCGCCAACGAATTATACTATTCCAATATTTAAACTTGTTAACCACAGCAGTACGCCATGTACCTATAGTTAAGCTAATTAATGGCTTCCGTGGACCCACATGGCCCGTGGGAATTGACTGTAAAAGCGTAATGCCTCGAGATTCATTAAGCATGGAATGAATGGTTTAAGTGAGTATAAAACGGAAGTTCATCGTTCACGTCAGGAGTCAAGCAGCCCTCTATGATCGTGGAGGCTTCTTTGAACATGGCGTCTGTCGCTGGAAATATACATTTCAAGATACTTACaaagaattagatgtgaaaGGAAAGGGTTTATCTTTTCGTGTTGTTTAGTAAGCACTGGAAACAACAAAAGAATTAGGAAACATTGATTGGTAATGGCATTCAATCAAACCAATTTGACAAAGTGATCAGGACGTGACCGGCGCCATTCAAAGAGGCCGATGCCAGTTTTAAGAGTGGTCATTTTAAATCACTACACTCATTGCGTCCGGAACTAAAAACGCAACTGAAAGTTAGATGGCaattaaaaagaatgaaattctTCGACAATATCTATTTGACGCCATAACGAAAGAACTATGGAGTTaagagagaagtttcatgttgctAGAACGGTTGGGAATGTTATAGTCTCTGCCGTAAAATGGCAACGGGAAAAACAGACTTTTGCActttaaaatgcatttaaacTTACCTTAAAGGCGGATGCCAACTCATTTCAAATCTTTTCACTCTGAGTGGAAGAGGCTCCCGCCAACACGACACGTGTTTGTCGTATTATTGAAGTTACGTAAGTCATCGTCCACCATTTGTTAAGTTTCATTACCTCTTGACCTGTTCTTTTTCTCTTGGGTCTCATTTTGAGCCTACTGACCGCCCGTCATTCTCATAGTCGACGTTCTATCTGTTTCTTGGCAGCTATTTTGTACAGTTTGATGTTTGTCTTCGGGGATGTATACTGCTGCAAAGAGTTGCGGCGGTTCCCATCCCTCCTCgataaaattgtttgtttagcgAAATAAGCTAAGATACCTTATGAGTCATTCTTGACTCCATTAAACATCATAAAATAAGCTGAATTACACacgcaatttgattggttcttacctatgatctattggagaaCAAACGCAgagatgacgtcaccattaatATCACTTTGCTTCTTCATAataatatataaaacaaatagactcGATGTTGCCATGTGTCTGTTCAGCAACAGAGAACAGcagacgtcaaaatgtgatagGAACATCAGTGACATACCCAGCTACTcctcgtgtgccactttctAGTCCTTACCACGTTTTTACGTCATCTGcgatctgttactgaacagaagtACGAAAACatggaatatatttgttaattcaAATACTTTTTAACTGTGAAAAACGACATACTTGACAAATGTTGCGCTCCACGTGGTCTCACGTTTCCATTAAGAACATCAACAGTCAGGAATCTACTCCGATTCCCTTCCGTGCGGTCCCTTCAACCAAGAGCAGGTATGGCGTGGTCTTCTTCAAAACCTGGTGATACCTTTATACAATTCACCTGTTCTGCACTGAAGATACCAGACTCCAGCTTAATATCACTCTCGCTTTCATCTCAAGTAcatagatttaaaatttttgcgtATTTTTTTCAGCTAAATCTGTTCGAGGCTCTTACGGTCAATCTAGATCCATTTTCCCAATACGAGAAgtttttttcataattcttCCGCTGCTCTCCTaccaagttttttgttttgttttgtttttttcgtttatcttttttcaatcCTAATTCCAGTATTTTTGggaggaaaagagaaattggGGTTAATCATAAACCCAGCAGATGAGAAAATTTGTCACGCAATCTTCAGAGTTTCCCTGATCAGTCAGAGCTTCCATTTCATTAAATTAATGGATATAGCGGCCCCAgaaatttgaatgttttttcttgttcaatatCTTTGCCTTGACGATTTCAACTCAATAAAATCCAAACCACTTGAGCAGTAACTCGATTAAATCACCTAGGCATAAACTATCAGAGCTAAATACAAGCTGTATGATCTAATACCGGTTCTTATCTTTCCATTTCCTTTGCTCTCTACATGCAATAGGCCAACAGTCGCTTGCGGTGTACCTGTGCTGTCTATAAATTCACCAAAAACGAAGCGATTTTCGATGTGTTCGATTACCGGAAATTTTCTCATTCATTGGTGGGgaagaaaggcaaaaaaagagaaagtatGCTTCGTTCAGGAAGAAATCGTGACCCCGATGGCGACCTCCGAGATACTCACAGACTATACCCATTGAAACCGATAAATATTAATTCTTCAGATATAGCTTCTGTCATCACTGGCTTAGGTTCTCTCTCTTGCTACGACTCTGCTAAAATTCGATTTCAAGCCAGGATCAAACTTTGCTTCAtaccttttgtaattttaagtTAGATCCAGCTCTTTTCTGATTGAATTTTCCTCAGAGATTTGTCATCTGTAGCTTAATCTTACTTATTACTTGCTTGAGTTTAGCGATAGTTTAGCCCATACCCAGTCCTTTTCAGTCGTTCCAACATATTTTCCGTCATTCCTTGCGAGATGAAGCACGTATTAACTTTGCTGACTCAGTGTTGTGTCAGTGAAGTTGATATGAGAGAAGAAAAActtcaataaaactaaaataattctcGAATGCACTCCTTTCTCTTGACCAAACATGACAGAGAGTCAGGAATGTGATGACCAGATGTTAATCGAGGACGACGGGCTTCGCTGTGTGGTCAAAATGGAACCTGAAACAAGGGAGATTTCAAAGAGAATCATCTTGTTAATAGCGTGCTTGAGTGCTCTGTGTGACTGCCTCCTGTTGTCTGTAATCGGTATTTATGgacagtttattttttggttattttctaCCTCTTTCATCAACTCATTAACGCGTAATTTTGGCGGGCGTGCTTAGTATTTTGATTTTAACGACACTGgtaggctggggagagaaagaaatttgtaccgaGGGGGCGGTCGACgatcaaaaataaggagaggggggggggtgggggtggggaagTGAAGATTACCCATGCCTGAAGTCATTGTGATTTTGCAAGACTCCGTTTGTGGGCGAACAGacgtgtgttttttttttgtcagaagaCAGTGCTTCCGGTTTGTAATGTAActtattttgattggtttatgGCTAATTTCCAGAAATGCAGTGATGCACAACTAATTATGgggtgttttgcttttcaacagTCTCTTCAGGCAGGCATCTTCTTGCCTTTCCTCCACCCCCTACCCCTCCACCTActgtccactctaactccaaacCAAACATGGCCAGTTGGATAAATGATTGGGAGCTTATAACATTGGCTGGTGCTAATAAGATGCCTGTACTGTAGGCTACTCATAATGCTGAGGAAGGGGTTTGTTCAGCTTACATGTTTCCTTACTTTCCTAATTTTTAATCTGGCCCTCAGAGgtgatttacatgtaagttCTCCTTGGGACTCCAATATGTTATTATGtttaaggtaatgagaacaaGTAAGCTTATCATCTAGAGGATGTTCTCTTGATATGATCCCTAATTCCTCTGTCTTActtaaaagaaacttatttaGCTGTTCCCCAGAGAACACTAAAAGAtcacaataataatttttttaaaaattttttagtttttttttaagtttagcCAGTGAGCTACACTTCTGCAAACGGGAAGTTGTATCACACATTGTATTTCTCAAACAGTAAAAAACACATTGCTACTGGTATGAAAAGGTGCAGTTGGTTGTGTTAACAAAACTCCCTAATGAATTGTGTGTTAGTCACACTAACTAGgtaggagaaataaaaaaagttgtacAACTACCTGTTTGCAGAAGTGCAGCTTCTTGGCATAACTTAACAAAAAGTCATTTCTGTGACTCCCCAgaaataaattcataaaatgtTATCACATAAAGGAAAGGGCATGGTTTTGAACTTGCTTGGCTCTATGGGATTAGGGAGCCTTTCTTGATTTCTGCTGTGGCTTATgcctttgaaaaataacttgcACTGTTACGAGAAACTCTTTCAAATTTCACACTTTCCTGAGattgcaaaaatatttggatTCATTACTTATGGTTATGTGTTTTGTCTTTCTGCAGTACCAATTATACCAGTATATTTGGATGTAACTGAAATACCAACAACTAGACCACAGATTGCTGCCAACTCAACAAGCAACAAAACATTTGCAACTGTTTCCCCACCAACAGTAATAGATTCATCCATGGATCTCAAAATTGGGGTTCTATTTGCATCCAAAGCCTTTGTTCAGGTTTGTTCTTTCGATTTTAATTGAAGTTGTAGAGAGTACCTTAGTACCTAATCCTTTATCCTGAATATCAACTCTTTTCTATGGTAAATGCTTTCCAAAATAGCAAAGTTACTAAATTACAATATGGGATTAAAcacaatatttgttttaaattgcaATGTTTCGGGGTAACCATTAAATAGTCTTCCACACTGTTGCAGCAGTGATCTCAAGATCTCATTGATAattctctctactgtctgcTGTACAGTTCTTAAAATATTAGTTTGAGGAAtgttggtattggatcaattaataatctctaatttatatttttctttattctcattacttgtctacTTGACAAGGTAtcaatattataaggagaaattctgtcatggtcaccCATGGGACATTAAGGGTTTAAAGACCCGTATCCATTAAACATGACTAATGCATTTTGAGAACCTCCCTAACACATTGCTGCAGAAAGCCATTAAtcctaaatattttttattatgtgGTGTTATTCTGTGAGaccaaaaaatcaattttattcaGTTAGTAACAAGAATGTAAAGTGCAaatctaaatttattttctgtcattttatGGATGCTATTAATTTAGCTGAATTTAGTAAATAAGATACCGTAGATATTAAACAGCATGTTTTGCCAAGAAGATCATCTTGAACCATTCAATAATAATTTTACCTGTACTATCTTACAGATTATGGTGAATCCAGCTGCAGGGCATCTAACAGAAAGGTATAAGgaaactggttaaaaaaattaattatgattttattattaagtttcataattttcaataaTGTGATTACATTGTGTAGGTATCACCTTACtcacacttttgaaaaaaggttcaGGTTTTCTCCAAAGCCTGATTGGATTCATTCAATTAACCTCTCAAAGGAATTCACTTCACTTTTATACGAAAGAAAGTTTCTTCATTCAGAGGTGATAACAGCTCTGTTTCAAAACTGAGAGGAAATTCTTGCACataatgattaaaaattgtGGAAATGTACACCCTTTGATTCAAATGGTTAATTATAAGTTACCtgttataattttaatttgcaGAGTGGGTTACAGCATCCCATTATACAGTGGTTTTTGTGTCTTATTTGTATCAACTCTGGGTAATAACTATATTCTGGAGTTTTACTTAGTACATGTACTAGCTCATGTGAGCAACCCataaatatgaatattaatgcaAGCAGACATATATCCTAATACCCCATTCTCACCGGCAAAACATGTTTGGTGAAACTGGGTTTGGCTGATCAAGAATCAGAAACAGAGatctgaaaaactgaatttttcataGGTTGCAATACATGTAGTcgctgaattttattttcaatgtgTTCAATTTTAAGTCAATCAAGATCAGTTTAAAGAGCTActatgaagaaaataatttttattttactgcgTTTGACAAAACAGCCTTTAAAAAATGTGTTTACAAGCTTTGGTGTGATCACTGTATTACACTATTTGCATTTCCTTTTTGTGTGTGGTTTTACATGTACGTGGTGTAAATTCAAATCATTTTGATTGCCAATTTAGTATTTGTCCACCACAGGTAAAGGTAAACTGTCTTATGATCTACTGCAGATGTCTGTTGCGATTTGATTCACTCATTTGGGTTGTGTAGATTTGTCAAAGTATGTATCCCTTGCCATaaggatttttcttttgcatttagTGTATGGCTTTGCATCAGGATATTGGCTTCTCTTTGTAGCAAGGGCCATTCAGGGGTTAGGATCTTCTTTTGTTCTCATTTCTAGTAAGTGATTGTGTACTGTAAGTAATTTTATTGTCTACTAAAGCAGTAGActgcactttctatcggtttattGGGCCAGGCAGTATAACCTATGCAGGAGCTTGGGAGAACACTGTCTAGAAAAGTTTGTTTATCACAAGCAGGAGGCAGGTGATTTACAAACTCCCTCATGTTGTCTCAACATTCCAAGTGGCTTATTACATTGGTGAACCCATGGAAAGTGCAATCTTGCTCTTCTGAAATACATTTACAACAAAAAccaattacattttaattttctagGTTTTAGACTAATCCAGTCAGTTGGAGTATATCAGTTATTTCAGAAAAGTTGAAGAAGCTTTGCCAGTAGTAGAAGCAGTTTCCtcacctttttttgttgtttctttttattggtCAACAGCACATAATTATTTTCTGATGACTGTGAGTgttaaaaattgaaactgaaaagtaTGTTCCACCTGCTAAAAATGGATATCTGTACAGTACTTTTGGCATTATAAAAATAACTAAGAACCTTAATGACAAAGGAAGAGTTTTTTATGAAACTAGTAGGGCTTAATCTATGGTTATGAAGCTGTTTGCTTGTctaaagttttgtttgtttgactgaaattttttaaggtttagCAATGCTTGCAGCTGCCCACCCTGATGATAATGAACGTGGGACAGCAATAGGTATAGCAATGGGAGTGACAGGTCTTGGTGTCCTAGGTATGTATTAGTGAACTAGTAAAGCTATTGATTATGTTGTTAAAGACTGTTTCCCTGAAGTTTTCTAAATCATTTCTCTGTTAGAGGAATGCTGGTGGACCGTGATGATTTgggcttctttaatttttctctccagTGTGACGATTCTTATAAATTAGATGTTTATTCTTCTGGTAAACAGTGGTCATGTTGCCATGGTATTATGTAGTAACAGTGTGATCATAGCTAAGCAGTGCACATTGATACAACAACATATTCTTAACTGATATGGGGGATCCTATAAATCTGTCTAAAGCATAAGGAAATATATTAGTATGGCagtaacccttttactcccaagatctgattgacCAAACATTAAATTCTAGGGAACATGGTGAGTGCTAATAGTCCTAGCTCTTCTTTGGTTTTATGACTGAAAATGTTCTCTTTGCATTTGTAGCTGGGCCCCCCTTTGGAGGATTGTTTTACAGTATTGGAGGCAAGGGCCTTCCATTCTTCATACTTgctggtttcatttttttaacatttggtTAGTataattatgtttttattgatGGTTCCCgtcatttttaaattgttttattatgaACATAACCTAGTTCTGGGAGGGTCACTTTTATAACTTCCCCCTTGTGACAAGTAACCCTTAAATAAGAGGAAATTGTTAGTCCAAGGTTACAATTTGTGCCCAACAAAATCAAGGCAGTATATAATCATGAAATATCTTATCTATTTGGAAAATTGATATTAGAGTATGAGACTATTAATGTAAAGGTTGTTTGTATCACTAATAGGTTAGTAAACCTACATTCTGATATAGAAATTTTCTATACTGCATTTTGAATTATCAGTTTAATAGATTACTTACTTCTTGATGAAATATGTGTTGTTTGGCTAGGTGTGGGTGGTTAAAGCAgaagaaatgaatatgtttAGTCTTAtcataattcaattttcatttgtcacTGTGAGACATATTCTAATTAAATTGTGGATTTTTTATATAGTAAGCAGTACTCTTGAATTTAATcccagaaaaaataattttaaaaaattagcagAGTGGTCTATAAACATCCAATGTTTAGTtaactttaattattttctttccttagtATTGGTGGTTATTAGTCAGAAGCCAGTTATGCCAAAAGATGTAAGTTATGATGAAATTCATCATTCATGCAGAAGTATTCTTGATAATAGGCATAGTATCTTTATCTACGCATTGAACAGAGCCTGATATAGTTAAATGGTTCTTGGAAATGGATGCTTATGAGGAATATTCAGGACCAAAAAGTAGGGGTTACACTAATCTAATGTATGTGAATGATACtcaaatctttaaaaaaagaccAAGTGATGtgaacttttgttttattgcttGACAAACTCAGTAAAACCCAAAGGACTTCGACCTTTTGATAAATTGGATATTGTAGATTTTTACAAATTATggaaatagcaaaaaaaaaatttttcttaattgaaactgattaaaaaaacaatatcaataacattattttcaatGATAGCTGATAAAGCTGTCTTTAACCATGTTTGGAAGTTTCTTAGTGCTGATATTTCAACAATTATGACAAGTAAATCTTCCTCTCCTGAAAACAAATGCTGAAGTTATTTTACAAcagtaaaaatttgatttaaagtaGATGTTTATTTGTAGACAGTAAAACCCACCCTCAAGG from Pocillopora verrucosa isolate sample1 chromosome 1, ASM3666991v2, whole genome shotgun sequence includes:
- the LOC136283169 gene encoding uncharacterized protein DDB_G0289357-like, with product MDLRTFLRNNANLKSRPRRRRHSIADVRFLHTLQDIPEKPEEEHVADERRHSTGSFAKTEKPRSSSEPPNPPCCNESGIRPATIVNETETNSSETARSKRSLSREESEDLIEAVSTYVLSYTDDQENLCSVNNLSPTSTGSSSPQESSKETSDEELALSDILRKVDTPMVSQRLRRGSMKDLELMERITSLTPITESSRSSSRASRSSSQNGLEIFPDINDGNEGTNHGLHCPTPKTAGKKEEMLGKILVSPHITRRGSLSDLLKSLSPNFDTRKENGLQGMGKDEELRPEYISLNAETQMKDQSRSLFPVNSGKYSPKVSVNEKHSSVKITDALGKANNSPVSLKRRTSGDLLNSLSSIADRVSFKASDTKKSLGSEAKKEKHEVSSVNKEKDDLFGRIMKSPCLTRRGSIGDVLNALTPNPVRRCPSPSPLTIKCDTHDELVLKTQPVSPDMPKLKDAERATCEPGVGKGLLAIVQQHVMNHSQAMQRRRSNSIASTEPHTGTMETVLKKWNEDRNRAANNESFVGKTSDKDSSQKGDIVINTTSSSMTATKNSMIKENNGSGTVTSTNTSKHIHDNNNNKINKSANTNQCNSANNTEVLNPQTHNPQENISEENKANVDHETTSSVPRQLVLVGSPSKHVPQGNSEQDVPSAKTTNRKISAPLPPRSVDAYHVPKRKSSVNVMKRSPVTVVISKDKAGKTEVHRKVSQFQIPSGVNLTDSRFLPLSKEEAEDYNRIKNAEESALPRKNSTVTMSSKVTIHGGSGAVVRKVGVASKRPVLDASLPTEERFAALSERYANLKAKIGGNDDKKKSTESSPNLVEKNDSGPSTEDTLTQSKCWTTVESIPVQVYVDQVFENPRDFTEAETKETLSGKNKSPESRPKPDEESDSGPYTEDTG